In Rhipicephalus microplus isolate Deutch F79 chromosome 9, USDA_Rmic, whole genome shotgun sequence, one genomic interval encodes:
- the APP-BP1 gene encoding nedd8-activating enzyme E1 regulatory subunit APP-BP1, whose protein sequence is MRPRSADSEKSKKYDRQLRLWGDHGQVALESSHVCLINATATGTEALKSIVLPGVGAFTIVDGHSVTAEDVGNNFFLDSDSIGKPRAEAAARLLVELNPDVQGDFVEETAENLLEHNPAYFSNFSAVIATGLQEKTLLALAARLWDANVPLLVCRSYGFIGYMRLQMNEHPVVETHPDNDFDDLRLDRPFPALRAFVDSINMAELKDKEHSHTPYVVILLKALDEWQRQNSMQALPKSSQEKQAFKALIKGWIRPKGDQGSEDEENFEEAIKAVNKSLNPTEVPHQVKRLFEEEACLNITTESKPFWILIRALKDFVEAEGKGALPVRGTLPDMTSDTDRYVKLLNIYHAEADKDFRAVHHRVQQLLATIGKPEGFISEAEVKVFCKNAHALRLVRGRPLAAEYDAKDASVDTILTSLDSPDSEIIFYLMLRAADRFYSQYNRYPGFFEDQLETDISKLKASLCQVLEQLGSGPVAKDDYVHEMCRYGAAEIHTVAAFVGGCAAQEIIKLVTGQYVPLNNTFIFNGMTTTSETFVL, encoded by the coding sequence ATGAGGCCGAGGTCCGCCGACTCCGAAAAGAGCAAGAAGTACGACCGGCAGCTCAGGCTGTGGGGCGACCACGGACAAGTGGCCCTCGAGTCGTCTCACGTATGCCTCATCAATGCCACGGCGACCGGCACCGAAGCCCTGAAGAGCATCGTACTCCCGGGCGTCGGCGCCTTCACCATCGTCGACGGCCACTCAGTGACGGCCGAAGACGTTGGTAATAACTTCTTCCTCGACAGCGACAGTATCGGGAAGCCGCGAGCGGAGGCGGCCGCGCGACTTCTCGTCGAACTGAACCCTGACGTCCAGGGCGACTTCGTCGAGGAGACGGCCGAGAATTTGCTGGAGCACAACCCCGCCTACTTCTCCAACTTTTCGGCCGTCATCGCGACCGGCTTGCAAGAGAAGACCCTGCTGGCGCTGGCCGCGAGGCTCTGGGATGCCAACGTGCCCCTCCTGGTGTGTCGTTCTTATGGCTTCATCGGCTACATGCGACTTCAGATGAACGAACACCCGGTCGTGGAGACGCACCCCGACAACGACTTCGACGACCTCCGGCTTGACAGGCCGTTCCCCGCGCTGCGCGCTTTCGTCGACTCGATCAACATGGCAGAACTGAAAGATAAGGAGCACAGCCACACACCCTATGTGGTCATCCTTCTGAAAGCCTTGGACGAGTGGCAACGGCAGAACAGCATGCAGGCGCTCCCTAAAAGCAGCCAAGAAAAACAAGCCTTCAAGGCTTTGATCAAGGGGTGGATAAGGCCCAAGGGAGACCAAGGCAGCGAGGACGAGGAAAACTTCGAAGAGGCCATCAAGGCTGTCAACAAGTCCCTCAACCCTACTGAGGTACCCCATCAGGTTAAAAGACTATTCGAAGAGGAAGCTTGCCTTAACATCACCACCGAAAGCAAGCCATTCTGGATATTAATACGTGCCCTGAAGGACTTCGTTGAGGCTGAAGGTAAAGGCGCCTTGCCAGTCAGAGGAACGCTCCCTGACATGACATCCGACACAGACAGATACGTCAAGCTTCTCAACATATACCACGCCGAAGCGGACAAGGACTTCAGGGCTGTTCACCACAGGGTCCAGCAGCTTCTGGCTACAATAGGAAAGCCCGAAGGCTTCATCAGCGAAGCAGAGGTGAAAGTCTTCTGCAAGAACGCCCACGCACTGCGTCTGGTGCGTGGTCGCCCCCTAGCTGCGGAGTACGATGCTAAGGATGCATCCGTCGATACCATTCTGACGAGCTTAGACTCCCCGGACAGCGAGATAATCTTCTACTTGATGCTCAGAGCTGCCGACCGTTTCTACAGCCAGTACAACCGCTACCCGGGCTTCTTCGAAGACCAGCTCGAGACTGACATCAGCAAGCTGAAGGCGTCGCTGTGCCAGGTGCTCGAACAGTTGGGCTCTGGGCCGGTCGCCAAGGATGATTATGTTCACGAAATGTGTCGTTACGGAGCAGCAGAGATCCACACGGTGGCGGCGTTTGTTGGCGGCTGTGCAGCTCAGGAGATCATCAAATTGGTCACAGGCCAGTACGTGCCGTTGAACAACACGTTTATTTTCAATGGCATGACAACCACCTCTGAAACGTTCGTGCTGTAA
- the LOC142771741 gene encoding uncharacterized protein LOC142771741 isoform X2 gives MGTAPSPRIETPFSSDSSSVDGTPATVNRNSAIVLVPGGTSVSPVIIKQEPLEEHESEQFDVPEEELPCGTRSMQAEGVGAGLDDDLIMCPVCGEPFGANHLLRRAAYHADHRLCFACHLCSSRFGRQHLLVRHLKQHRASH, from the exons ATGGGCACTGCCCCTTCCCCCCGTATCGAGACCCCCTTCAGTAGTGACAGCAGCTCGGTTGATGGAACTCCTGCTACAGTGAACAGAAATAGCGCCATTGTTCTTGTCCCGGGCGGTACCAGTGTATCGCCGGTAATCATCAAGCAGGAACCTCTGGAGGAGCATGAATCTGAACAGTTCGATGTGCCAGAG GAAGAGCTCCCGTGCGGTACCAGGTCCATGCAAGCCGAGGGTGTTGGTGCAGGGTTGGATGACGACTTAATCATGTGTCCTGTCTGTGGCGAACCTTTCGGAGCAAATCACCTGCTGAGGCGCGCTGCTTATCACGCGGATCATCGACTGTGTTTTGCGTGCCACCTGTGTTCCTCAAGGTTTGGCAGGCAGCACCTGCTTGTGCGGCACTTGAAACAACACCGTGCCAGCCACTAG
- the LOC142771333 gene encoding uncharacterized protein LOC142771333: MAAISASSFYARRPGLSTKKADEVLQSICDRETSDISDSENEDDVDDVNAAYDSDTEEYAGSSSDSDDDGSSGVGISQRRPLWKAANSSPANNVPVLETVCVFSEARLEFSPADYYKQYVDDNMLEKMAEKTNQRILRKRGIISKITGQEVTQFLGCSMLMGVIGYPRIRFFWKKGLAVSSVADTMPRDRFFLLRSNLCC, from the exons ATGGCGGCAATCAGCGCCAGCTCGTTTTATGCGAGACGGCCAG GCTTATCCACCAAGAAGGCAGACGAAGTATTGCAATCAATTTGCGACCGGGAAACTTCCGATATTTCGGACTCcgagaatgaagacgacgttgaCGACGTGAATGCCGCGTATGATTCCGACACTGAGGAGTATGCTGGTTCATCTTCTGATAGTGACGACGACGGCTCCAGCGGCGTAGGAATTTCGCAAAGGCGTCCTCTGTGGAAGGCAGCCAATTCTTCACCAGCAAACAATGTGCCTGTTCTCGAGACGGTGTGTGTTTTTTCGGAAGCTAGATTGGAGTTCTCGCCTGCCGACTACTACAAGCAGTACGTAGATGACAACATGCTCGAAAAAATGGCCGAGAAAACAAACCAGAGAATTCTGAGAAAGCGTGGAATCATATCTAAAATCACAGGTCAGGAAGTTACACAGTTTCTGGGTTGTTCCATGCTGATGGGAGTGATTGGCTATCCAAGAATACGATTTTTTTGGAAGAAGGGCCTGGCTGTTAGCTCAGTAGCCGACACCATGCCACGAGATCGTTTCTTCTTACTGCGATCTAACCTGTGCTGCTAA
- the LOC142771741 gene encoding uncharacterized protein LOC142771741 isoform X1: MGTAPSPRIETPFSSDSSSVDGTPATVNRNSAIVLVPGGTSVSPVIIKQEPLEEHESEQFDVPEQEELPCGTRSMQAEGVGAGLDDDLIMCPVCGEPFGANHLLRRAAYHADHRLCFACHLCSSRFGRQHLLVRHLKQHRASH, from the exons ATGGGCACTGCCCCTTCCCCCCGTATCGAGACCCCCTTCAGTAGTGACAGCAGCTCGGTTGATGGAACTCCTGCTACAGTGAACAGAAATAGCGCCATTGTTCTTGTCCCGGGCGGTACCAGTGTATCGCCGGTAATCATCAAGCAGGAACCTCTGGAGGAGCATGAATCTGAACAGTTCGATGTGCCAGAG CAGGAAGAGCTCCCGTGCGGTACCAGGTCCATGCAAGCCGAGGGTGTTGGTGCAGGGTTGGATGACGACTTAATCATGTGTCCTGTCTGTGGCGAACCTTTCGGAGCAAATCACCTGCTGAGGCGCGCTGCTTATCACGCGGATCATCGACTGTGTTTTGCGTGCCACCTGTGTTCCTCAAGGTTTGGCAGGCAGCACCTGCTTGTGCGGCACTTGAAACAACACCGTGCCAGCCACTAG